AGTCGGTGAAGTTCTTCGCCGCGCCGATGCGGCCCTTGAGGTCGGGGTGCTCGGCGTCGGCGCCGGTGTCGAGGACGGCGACCTTGGTGCCCTTGCCGTCGTATCCGGCGGCCCAGGCCTCGGGGGCGTGCACCTGCTTGGTCGACCGGTCGAGGGTGGCCTCGACCTTGGCGTCGAGCCACAGCTTCTTCAGATCACCCGCGGCACGGGACCTGGGGTCGGTGATCTCCGCCCAGAAAGCACCGGCCTTCTTCTTGTCGGCCTTCAGGGCGACGCCGTCGACGGGTTCGAGGACGGGGCCGCGCTCGGCGCCGCGCGGAGTGGCGGGCACCGCGCGGGCGACGTCGACGGACTTGTCGTACACGGCGATGAGCGGCAACTTCTCGGCGTGCGCGTCGTCGTAGCCCTGGCGGACGAGCCCCGTGACGTTGAAGAGCTCCTCGTCGACGAGGCCCTCGGCGATGGCGTGGACGGCGCCCTCGGGGTAGACGTACAGGTCTTTGCCCGACTGCCGCGTCTGGACCAGCGGCGTCGTGCCGTCCTCGGCGGGCAGCGCGGACGCCCCCGCCCCGTTCTTGCCGTGGGATCTGACCAGGATCCGGTCGCCGGTGACGAGGGTGACGACGGAGCCGCCCTCGCGCTGGGGGGCGCTGCCCACCAGTGGCCTCTTGTCCGCCGTGTCCGCACGTGGCTCGGCCACGGACGGAACGGCCGCGGTGACGGCGAGGGCGACGGCGGACGCCGCTCCCAAGGCCGTACGCGATATCGGGCGCATCGCTCTCCCCAGGGTTGGTGGACATGCGGGAGCACGGCCAAAGCGGCCCAAAGGCCCCGAACATGGCCGTGGTTGGTGCTCGGTCGGTGCTGCGGTGGCGTCACCTTGTCATCGGGACGGGCGGTACGGGGATGATGTCCTCGGGCGGGTTTACGCCGTGGCTGTTTCCCGCCACGACGCCGCCGGAACGGAGCGGGGCTCGGAACGGAGCCCGAGGGAGGGGCGTCGCCGCATGCTGGCTGCGATAGGTCTGGACGAGACGCACGAGTCGGCGTACCGGGCGCTGGTGTCGGTGGGCGCCGCCGACGTGCCCGATCTCGCGCGCAGGCTCACCCTCGGCGAACCGGAGACCGAGCGGACGCTGCGCCGCCTGGAGCGGCACGGGCTCGCCGCGCAGGCGTCCGGCAGGGCCGGCCGCTGGGTGGCGGCGCCGCCCGGCGTGGCGCTCGGCGCGCTCCTCACCCAGCAGCGGCACGAACTGGAGAAGGCGGAGCTGGCGGCGACGCTGCTCGCCGAGGAGTACCGCGCGCAGGCCACCGAGCCGACCGTCCACGACCTGGTCGAGGTGGTCACCGGCGCGGCCGCCGTCTCCCAGCGCTTCCTCCAGCTCCAGCTGGGCGCGACCGACGAGGTGTGCGCCCTCGTGACCGGCAGCCCCGTCGCCATCACCGGCACGGAGAACAGCGCCGAGGAGCAGGCGACGGGGCGCGGCGTGCGCTACCGCGTCGTCGTCGAGCGCACCGTCCTCGACCTCCCGACGGGCCTCACCGAACTGTCGGCGGCGATCGGCCGCGACGAGCAGGTGCGGGTCGTGGACCGCGTCCCCACCAAACTGGTGATCGCCGACGGCTCGCTCGCGATGGTGCCGCTGACCTCGCGGACGGCGGAGCCCGCCGCGCTCGTCGTACACGCCAGTGGTCTCCTGGAGTCGCTGTCGGGCCTCTTCGAGGCGGTGTGGCGGGAGGCGCTGCCGCTGCGCATCGGCGAGGACGGCGGCACGCTCACCGAGGACGCGCCGGAGGGCCCCGACGGCACGGACCTGGAGATCCTCTCCCTCCTCCTCGCCGGCCTGACGGACGCGAGCGTCGCCAAACAGCTCGACCTCGGCCTCCGGACCGTGCAGCGCCGGGTGAAGCGTCTGATGGAGCTGGCGGGCGTGACGACGCGGCTCCAGCTGGGCTGGCACGCGTACGAACGCGACTGGGTGGCACGCCGCCCGCCCCGCGGGCCCGCAGCACCAGGACTAACCTGACCTGCGGTTTCACCGGATCTGCGGCACTCTGGGCAGATGGGAGCGTGGGAACTCCTGCTGGTCGGCGTGGTCATGCTGCTCGGCCTGTGCGGAGTCTTGGTGCCCGGCGTGCCGGGGGCGTGGCTGGTGTGGGCCGCGGTCCTCTGGTGGACCCTGCAGGACCCGAACGGCCTCGCGTGGGGCATCCTCGTCGGCGCGACGCTCGTGCTCCTCGCGGCGCAGGCGGTGCGCTGGCAGCTGCCGCCCCGACGCCTGCGCGAGAGCGGCGCGACGCGCCGGATGGCGGTCTTCGCCGGGGCGGGCGCGCTGCTCGGCTTCTGCGTCCTGCCGGTGATCGGCGCGATCCCCGGTTTCGTCGCCGGAATCTACGCCGGAGAACGCCTGCGGCTGGGCGGCCATGGCGAGGCGCTGGCGGCAACCCGCACGGCCATGCGCATGGGCGGAAGCAGCGTACTGACGGAACTCTTCGCGTGCCTGCTCGTGCTGGGGGCGTGGTTGGGGGCGTTGATCTGGGGGTGAGGGGGCGGTCAGCGGGGGCGGTGGTGGGGGTTGGGGTTGGGGTGGCGGTCGTCCTCGTCGAGGTCGATGTCGATCTGGTCGCGGATGAGTTTGTGCGTGTTGCCTTCGGGGGTCTGCGGGGAGGGGGCGTTCTGGAGGACGGCGGCGGGTGGCCGGTGGTGGCCGGGGGCGCGGGCGGGGAAGGCGGCTCCGGTCGTGCCGGCCAGGACGGCCGCGGCGGCCGAGGCGATGACGGCTCGCCGGATGAGGCGGATGAGACGGGCGGGGCTTCGGTGGGACATGGGCGGCACCTCTACCGGTCGGGAGCGGTCGGGATGATGCTGCAGTCTGCCTCCCCCGAATGAGAGGC
The window above is part of the Streptomyces venezuelae genome. Proteins encoded here:
- a CDS encoding helix-turn-helix transcriptional regulator — its product is MLAAIGLDETHESAYRALVSVGAADVPDLARRLTLGEPETERTLRRLERHGLAAQASGRAGRWVAAPPGVALGALLTQQRHELEKAELAATLLAEEYRAQATEPTVHDLVEVVTGAAAVSQRFLQLQLGATDEVCALVTGSPVAITGTENSAEEQATGRGVRYRVVVERTVLDLPTGLTELSAAIGRDEQVRVVDRVPTKLVIADGSLAMVPLTSRTAEPAALVVHASGLLESLSGLFEAVWREALPLRIGEDGGTLTEDAPEGPDGTDLEILSLLLAGLTDASVAKQLDLGLRTVQRRVKRLMELAGVTTRLQLGWHAYERDWVARRPPRGPAAPGLT
- a CDS encoding DUF456 domain-containing protein — encoded protein: MGAWELLLVGVVMLLGLCGVLVPGVPGAWLVWAAVLWWTLQDPNGLAWGILVGATLVLLAAQAVRWQLPPRRLRESGATRRMAVFAGAGALLGFCVLPVIGAIPGFVAGIYAGERLRLGGHGEALAATRTAMRMGGSSVLTELFACLLVLGAWLGALIWG